The Primulina huaijiensis isolate GDHJ02 chromosome 6, ASM1229523v2, whole genome shotgun sequence genomic sequence AGATCACATTTCATAACATGATAGTGAGGATAAATTAAAGTCATTAGTAAAAAAGATGTACCTGCAATCAACATAGCGCAGAAGCTTGAAGAAGATGGAAAGAAAAATCTATGAACGATTTTGTGTACAAAACCGAAGCTTTAGAAGCAAGTgatttccttatctcacaaaaatCGTCATGTTCTTCAGCTATTCAACTTCagcaattttttttcatatacaACTCAAAAAGACATACacacaattttaaaaatgtcTAGGAATGAACTCCATATGAATCTGTAAAGTTCATCGTACTAACGTGGATTTATCATCTTCTGATGTTTCTGCTTCTGAGTTTAAGAATGTTATCTTCCCGAAAGATTCTTTGGCACCCCCAAAGAAGTCCTTCACTTTATCAAGCACAGTTTTGAGCTCTTCCTGAGATGGGAGCTGGAAACATTGAAAGAAAATCTAAGGCCATATTCGAACTCGGGGGATTGTTTGCCAACAAGTGATGAAGACTATTCAATAagcaaaattcaaaatcataaattatcCTTACCTCAATTACATCATTTGCAGCAAGTGCAGCCCGCAGATTGTTATTTTCCTGTATGTTAAACACAAAGTAGAAAATGGAGCCTCAGATATTTTTTCGCAATATCAAAGTCTAAAACATAAACACAGTAGGAAAGTAGAGAGTGAGAAAATTACAACGAGCTTGTAGCCATATTTAAATTCAGTAGCAGACCGCAAGACACGAAACTGTTTCATAGCCATCTTTTGCATTTCCTTTTCATCCTGTTTCAATGAAAGATATCATGGGACCGCAATGAACTAGATATGAAATTACACTGATAAGGAACTCACTCTATAAACAACAGCTGCAAGATTTCTGGTTAGTGTATCTTTGTAAATATATTTCCCCAGAAAATTGTCCTTCGCAGCGACCATGATTTTCGCAGTGGTCCCCCCTGTCACAATATTAAGAGGGTACCAAAGATAAACCTGAGAGCAAGAAGAAAAAAGCCAGTCATAGTTGCTAGTTAGGAAGCCTTTTTTACATAATTAAATCTCACTAATTTATAATAGATGAAACAAATGCATCGGAAAAGGGTAGAGATGATAACAAAGCCTTTTTTGCCAAAAGAACCTTGGAGATCGATGAATTGATATATAAACTTGGAATGCGAGAGATAGAAAGCTAACATTAGCCATGCGAATAAAGATCACAAATTTTGGGTTGCCGTCGTCTTCAAGCTTCGGTAATGGAGGAGGTGCTTGCCGCTGGTACTGCCTGGCCGCCATTCCTTTCTTGCTTTTAGCTTCAACCACCATCGGGAATTTTAGCTTTTGGTGGTACGGCTTATGGGTAGACGTAGGAAACAGGGAGTGGCTGATAAATGAGTGTTCACGCGCTGTTGTTCCATCGGAGGATAAGGGAAGCCTCACCAACTGATTCAAAGACATGGTCTAACTAACCTGTGGAGAGGTCCAGACCTGTGTGGCTAAATGACTAAATCTTATCTTCATTTCTCCTTTTTAAATATCAAGGCTTGTGAAGagggaatttaaaaaaaaaaaaagtcaactaattgaattttaaatataaccttctcattaattataaaatataatataagtttgatttttatctatacttatgaaaaatataaaatatattatatcatcTATTCTCAAAATATGtagatttaaaaattattaatttaaatggaaaatatattaaGTTTGATTTTCTTCTATGATtaagaaaaaacaaataataataataataaaaaaatagcaaTTCATTTTCAAATCAAAACCCATTATCTTTGTCGGTCACTGAACAGTTTGAATATAcattttatagaaaattataAGAAAACAGCAAACTTTTACCGAACGAACTATTAACTAAATTCTGGGAAAATGGACTGGACCGAGAGTTTTGTCATTGTTGGCTCGAGACAGTGATGGCACCCACCCGGctgtatttaatgatttttgcTGTCTATGAAAGCTTGTAACGAAGGCTCCCTTCCAAGAAAATCTGTCAACATCTCCAATGGGTCTTTTGCACCACCTGCACATAATACCTGCCAAAAACAAAAGTATGCCGTCGAAACTTAACCAAGAACAATACGATGATTGTGGTTGACAGTTAGATGTGATTTCTTTAGGTACAGACTACACTACGGGCAGTTACCTTCTTCCGGAACTGCATCCCAGCATTTTGGTTAAATATGTCATCACGGAACTTTGTGGCAAATATATCGGCCGCAAAAACCTGTTACCAGACATCCAACGACACCCAATTTAAAATATCTGGTATCAAGATATGCTATAATATGACCGGGGAGGGACTCCAACCTCACTCCATATCCGACTGTAACAAGTGGCTTCGTAGCCAATGACTGCACGAGGAAAGCATGATGCTGGGTTTGTTCCTTCTAACATTGGCAATCCTAACATGAACTGCCATTACAAGACAGCTATATCAGTGGCAGCCTACTAACTAGATCAACCATTTGTCTccataccaaaaaaatatagttgattATGTGGGTGCAACTCAAAAAGATACGATAGGCAAACAACACATTTCAATGGGCATGCCATGCAAACAGCTACATACATATCGTTGTTATTACTCCGACAATTTCCCATCCACATTAGGGGTGGCTTGACAGCTTCTGCAGAGAATCAGAGAATATACCTTTGAATGAAGATGATTCAACAGCCCAAGCATGTCTACATTTTCCACGGAATGTATGATCTGATCAAAAAGACCTGAAAATGCAACACACCAGCTCATATCAAACAGGTAACTTCAAGAATTTGAAGCTCAAAAGAGAGTTGCTTGTTCCCATGAAAATACACATTAAAACTTACAATAAACAATCTCTTGTTTCAGTTTGATCGCTGAGAATGAAAATCTACATCTTTCAAGCAATCTACATAAGTCATCATCGATTGGCTTCGTGATATCCTGAAAGC encodes the following:
- the LOC140978580 gene encoding protein HHL1, chloroplastic-like isoform X2; its protein translation is MSLNQLVRLPLSSDGTTAREHSFISHSLFPTSTHKPYHQKLKFPMVVEAKSKKGMAARQYQRQAPPPLPKLEDDGNPKFVIFIRMANVYLWYPLNIVTGGTTAKIMVAAKDNFLGKYIYKDTLTRNLAAVVYRDEKEMQKMAMKQFRVLRSATEFKYGYKLVENNNLRAALAANDVIELPSQEELKTVLDKVKDFFGGAKESFGKITFLNSEAETSEDDKST
- the LOC140978580 gene encoding protein HHL1, chloroplastic-like isoform X1; the encoded protein is MSLNQLVRLPLSSDGTTAREHSFISHSLFPTSTHKPYHQKLKFPMVVEAKSKKGMAARQYQRQAPPPLPKLEDDGNPKFVIFIRMANVYLWYPLNIVTGGTTAKIMVAAKDNFLGKYIYKDTLTRNLAAVVYRDEKEMQKMAMKQFRVLRSATEFKYGYKLVENNNLRAALAANDVIELPSQEELKTVLDKVKDFFGGAKESFGKITFLNSEAETSEDDKSTLVR